GTCTGTCTGAAAGTAACCTGGGGAAGTATTACAGGTGAACTTGGGGTGTCTGGGAGTTTGTGAGACATTAAGGCCCACTTGCTTTTGTACAGGCAAGGAAACTTGGTTCAAGTTCTCCTGTGGACCTGGCCCTAGGCGGTTGACTATGACTTTGGTAGGTCTATGTCTGAGTTAATTGTATGTTAGTGTTGTCTTATAGCAGCAAGCAAAACTCAGGCTGCCTCGTTGACACGTTTCtcacttcatttttcattgcttaAGCTCTTCAGAGGCCTTGTGGTCATGTGATAAGGTTTTCTTGGCTTCAGTTGCTAAACTGCATTATCAGAAATGATATAAACAAGTTGTTTCCATATAAGCAATTAATTTTGCAGTAGTGACGGTCATATGGGCCGCATCCTATTCAGTTTTTGTGAATATCAGTGTTATTTAAAAGGTCTTGAAAGCCTGAGATAGCAGCCACCCTTGTTGTGTGGAATTGTCCAATACCTGAGATGTATACGTTGTTGCacatataaagaaaacaattttatgGCAGAACAGTTCAAATGTAGTTTCCATGGTTGCTAACAACTACAGTTTTATTTGATGTGGTTTATTTAAACCTTCAGAATCCTGTCCTGTAGTGTGCTAGCATGCAAAAACTTCACTGTCAGGAGGAGCTCTCCAGTCCTTTGGTGCTCCCACGTAGTTGCTGTTGTGTAATAGTAGGGGGAAAcaaaaaatacccccaaaccaaccaaaactgGTGGTTTCTGGGTTAGAAAATACAGCACCTCCCAGGCTAAGCTGTGGACAgtagaggaaagggagaaagattTAGAGAGGGAACACACTGATGTGCTGTACTTAAGGCCGCTATGAGTTTAGCTGCATTTTAACAAATAATGTTTACATATCTTCAGGCTGGTAGTTAGTTGTTTGCGCATAGAAATCATACATATTTGGCAAAAGGTCAAATAAATTTTTAAGAAGCCGCCCTTGGTATTACTTTTTAGAGTTGATAGATTTCCTGCTTATTAGTGACTGTAAGTTCTGCTTCACCCTTCAGCATTAACTTCCACAGTGCAGACAATAAgagatattttttgttatttttatttccgCTAATTACAGGAGAGCCATGGATAAAAGTGAATTGGTACAGAAAGCCAAACTGGCTGAACAGGCTGAGCGTTACGATGACATGGCTGCTGCTATGAAGGCTGTCACTGAGCAAGGACACGAACTGTCCAATGAAGAAAGGAATCTACTCTCAGTTGCCTACAAGAATGTGGTTGGTGCCCGTCGCTCGTCCTGGCGTGTGATTTCCAGCATTgaacagaagacagagaggaatgagaagaaacagcagatgGGAAGAGAATATCGTGAGAAAATTGAGGCTGAATTGCAGGATATCTGCAATGATGTTCTGGTAATAATCCAACGGCAAAAATAACAGTAGTTAGTGCTGCAGCATTCTTCAGAGAAGCTTAAAGAATCTTAGCTCTAGACATTGCCGCACCTTAACAGGAGAGTAATTTTGCGTAACCACATACTTGGGTCCAATTCTAGCTCCCAAGTCATCCAGTTTGTTTCTTAGGGAATTTGTTATCAAGAGCATTTGGTTTTTTAATAGATAGAAACAGACAGGGCAATGTTGATGACCACTAGGGGTTACCATGAAAACAGATGTAGATCTGGTGCACTGGCATGAGCCCTACTAAAAAGTCTAGCATTTAAATTCTTTCATTAATGAATGCCAATGTCCTGAGGCTTATTTAGTGACTTTTTGGGTTGGAGGAGGTGTGTACTTCTTCCTCCCAGCCAGTTGTGCTATTTCTTTCACTTGGACAAGAGGGATTCTTTTTAGTGAATTTCAGTTTGCTAAAGCCCTTAAGTAGTTAGTATGTGTTAGTAGTTAGTATACTGACTATGCCACTACTTGGCTTTCCAGCTGCAACTGCAGATAGGATCAATTTGTTGTGGATAATTTTACTGCTCTGTGTAGAATTCAAGTTTATGACAGCAAAAGTGACCAGACTTGTGCCAGCATCAAGCTACTGCTTTTCATCAGCTTGGTTATGGACATAGATTTGCATCAGTGTATTTCAGGGAAAGTCTTTGTAGCCTTAAGTCCTGATAACCATTAGGTTCTGCAGGAGTGAGCTGTGGGGAGCCTCAACACAGCAAGTTTGCTGCTTTCCAGAGATTACgacacaaatattttctcttttattttctgagtttaGACAACAGTAGGTGAAGTGATTAACACAAAGTGTGCATAAGTCATTGTTAATGCTTTAACAGTTCATCCTTGCCATTGTAACAGAGGTTTTgtttcagacattttttttatgacctggaaaaaaaacaagtgatGCTTCCTTTCTCAGGAACTCCTGGATAAATACCTTATTGTCAATGCCACACAGCCAGAGAGCAAGGTCttctatttgaaaatgaaaggcGATTACTACAGATACCTCTCAGAGGTGGCATCTGGGGACAATAAGCAAAGTAAGTAAGGATGAAAATCTCTTATTCTGCTGGAGGCCAAACAGGATAAAGtataaaataatattgtttGTTTCCCCTAATTTGAAGTGCTTATTTTTTTGCTACTGCTCTGTAGTATTGCAGACAGGTGCAGTGCAGGTCACTTTTAGAGGACTTCACTAAAATTAATGGAAGTCATTGACTGCCACTCATCAAACCAATCAAATTCTACCTGCAGCCCTCAACCCCAGTGGCTGATTTTCAAGCATATTTGGCAGTGCAAAATCCTTTTCCCAGagaatgtggggttttttttctcatggaaaatgCTTTGTTCCTATCATCTCTTGTTTAAACCACGAATTTGGCTTACATGGCTTCGCTGTTTGCAAGCTTTCTGCATACAAATATAGGATATTGGGTTACTGGGTCCTTAGCCAGTTAATCCTGAAATGTCAAAGCAATGTTAAATTGTGCCTGAATTCCTGGTGAGGGTCTGATGTGGTCCATGTCTTCTAAACTCAGTTTGATGCCATTCTGGAGCTTATTGTTACCCATTAGCCAGGAAGGGActattgtctttcttttttcaaactCCAAACTGGAATAGAGTTCATGAGCTAGCCGGTAATGTTTCCTTCAGTTTAA
The DNA window shown above is from Phaenicophaeus curvirostris isolate KB17595 chromosome 18, BPBGC_Pcur_1.0, whole genome shotgun sequence and carries:
- the YWHAB gene encoding 14-3-3 protein beta/alpha — encoded protein: MDKSELVQKAKLAEQAERYDDMAAAMKAVTEQGHELSNEERNLLSVAYKNVVGARRSSWRVISSIEQKTERNEKKQQMGREYREKIEAELQDICNDVLELLDKYLIVNATQPESKVFYLKMKGDYYRYLSEVASGDNKQTTVANSQQAYQEAFEISKKEMQPTHPIRLGLALNFSVFYYEILNSPEKACNLAKTAFDEAIAELDTLNEESYKDSTLIMQLLRDNLTLWTSENQGDEGDAGEGEN